In a single window of the Nicotiana tomentosiformis chromosome 8, ASM39032v3, whole genome shotgun sequence genome:
- the LOC117276784 gene encoding uncharacterized protein, whose product MFFDGAINAKGVGIGAILISPTGQHYPATSQLHFFCTNNTSEYEACIMGMNMAIDMDVEELLIMGDSDLIIQQAQSEWETRDFKLIPYRQHVEDLRKRFKSVEFRYIPRFHNELADALATLAVMLPYPGNVHIDPLEIQIRERHGYCNMVEVEPNDQPWYHDIKRFLKIKEYPEQASGDQKRTIRRLANSFFLSGEVLYKRTPELNLLRCVDAKEAEKIMNEVHSGVYGPHMNGYVLAKKILRAGYYWMAMEKDCFSFVWKCHQCQIHGDLIHAPPSELHPMSAP is encoded by the coding sequence atgttcttcgatggagctATAAATGCAAAGGGTGTTGGGATTGGGGCAATTTTGATTTCGCCCACTGGTCAGCATTATCCAGCCACATCCCAACTTCATTTTTTCTGTACAAATAACACCTCtgaatatgaagcttgcatcatgggCATGAACATGGCAATTGATATGGATGTAGAAGAATTATTAATCATGGGAGATTCTGATTTGATCATTCAACAAGCACAAAGCGAATGGGAAACTCGAGATTTCAAGCTTATCCCATACAGGCAACATGTGGAAGATCTTAGAAAACGGTTTAAGTCCGTTGAATTTAGGTATATTCCTAGATTCCACAATGAGTTAGCCGATGCACTAGCTACCTTAGCTGTAATGCTGCCGTATCCAGGCAACGTCCATATTGACCCGTTGGAGATTCAAATCCGAGAAAGACATGGTTATTGCAACATGGTTGAAGTAGAACCAAATGAccaaccatggtatcatgatattAAAAGGTTCTTGAAAATAAAGGAATACCCTGAGCAGGCTAGTGGAGACCAAAAGAGAACCATCCGAAGGCTCGCCAACAGTTTCTTCTTAAGCGGAGAAGTGTTGTATAAGAGAACTCCAGAGTTGAATCTGTTAAGGTGTGTGGACGCCAAAGAAGCTGAAAAAATCATGAACGAAGTTCATTCAGGAGTGTACGGCCCCCATATGAACGGATATGTGCTTGCAAAGAAAATCCTGCGGGCAGGTTATTACTGGATGGCCATGGAAaaggattgcttcagttttgtctGGAAGTGCCATCAATGTCAGATACACGGTGACCTAATTCATGCACCGCCTTCAGAGTTGCATCCTATGTCAGCACCTTAG
- the LOC138897051 gene encoding uncharacterized protein — MAERVFEVNRISFSRNYLPPEGAAHKKALHLTVKCEGYYSKSIMLDGGPRVDICPLSTLQRKEIGTKRIKPNNVCMRAFDGVNRDTIGEIDLILTIGPVDFEVTFQVLDMDTSYNFLLQRPWIHAAGAVPSTLHQMVKFEYENQEIVVHGEDEQSIYRDPSIL, encoded by the coding sequence ATGGCAGAGCGAGTTTTTGAAGTCAACCGAATCTCCTTCAGCCGAAACTACTTACCTCCCGAAGGAGCCGCCCACAAAAAGGCCCTTCACTTAACCGTCAAGTGTGAGGGATATTATTCGAAAAGCATCATGTTGGATGGTGGGCCCAGAGTCGATATTTGCCCTCTATCAACATTGCAAAGGAAGGAAATTGGAACTAAAAGGATCAAACCAAATAATGTTTGCATGCGTGCTTTCGATGGTGTCAATAGGGACACGATAGGGGAGATTGACTTAATCCTAACCATTGGCCCCGTAGATTTTGAAGTAACATTTCAAGTTCTGGACATGGACACTTCCTATAACTTTCTGTTACAAAGGCCATGGATCCATGCAGCAGGAGCCGTTCCCTCTACTCTCCATCAAATGGTCAAGTTCGAATATGAGAATCAAGAAATAGTGGTCCATGGAGAAGATGAACAGTCAATCTACAGGGACCCATCAATCCTATAG